A genomic window from Microvirga sp. TS319 includes:
- a CDS encoding FecR domain-containing protein, with amino-acid sequence MATYQTRHHITIMAGSPLKLLAAASTLVLCLTEAHAQVPVPRPVPVAGSIVAAKGGEEMRFVREDLWRTALIQQDVIGGDVLRTNAIGNLAILFADRTQIRVGRNSTLTVNEIAGSAGGTTTLGLETGQIWARAARGGSGVDVKTPAAVAAIRGTDWSLSVEGGRTSLMVLEGVVELRNAQGSVTVNQGEGAVASIGQAPTKFVLTNSEDREQMLFYLSLRDTFSSMPVSPLTGSALRAERARATAVAPERRSAEDWLSLAEAALLLDGRPAAAQALAQARAKRLSAAQRARADLVEATLLGSQHRWSEAAAAFAKAERGVDARRRVIASYGRYIAQSLADPKKVYPEPKGLRDDPLSALAHAYVVAFREDLNAAARVLEAAEKRFPKDTRIAVMAAQVSYALNKREAMRASIARAKMLDPDDPDVIAADSNIRGDIDGEVHAAVESLREAAAIAPGNSNIWNSLGLFESDRDRPLAAEEAFRRAIAEDPESPVSFANLAFVLLDQNRVEEAGALIEKALALDPGFHVAYIARGRYLLQKGETDKAIEAILAGSAANPAWSQGLLVAAAAYYQNGDEVLAQQALDNADRLDPNDPVVSSARTAIAIDQYQADEAVLAARETLRRYRQRGGDFAGLAVNKDGGSYPAQAYRFLNLNEWSRFYGDRVFDPFEASSYFDQAAVDRPRLFTERPDVSTIETGVGADLTSLNLTLQGLFFDPLAVSGRIGRIDLIRRPFLDVEIGGGLLSHGGKIGWETEANVQGYSNEPLPTSFALTAGRAQTDARAAIDRQEIANGSVFVGSAPTAADRFVLFGVATDLEPGVAAIGTATRVFTGTQNTTAVVGGAGWSHSFSDRNVLTAAVFGQRGFDNRYSSAASAEVPGIVIGGTQWQRLRIEGAVAALSHTVGFGDVTLRYGIEAQRGHSSSNAEGTAYFYNANTGEFISAPIDDETDTTFKASRLYADLFWRPSDWFEAQAGIQRTALDTGFGDDSLVSPRLGIGISPFEGHWLRAAYRSDGLMPLAYTLSPITTVGLVPYGLPIDSSGKVDTLALRWDAEWSPYLFTALEYQRQDAVNLGIGVPNTFDTIAVDKARIERLAATANLWLTHGFGVFGTVGTQSTDIRSGLGRGNDVPLAAGTFARAGVTFVHPSRLKLTMAATYVGDFTGDLAGSRLDDYWTADAALTWETPDRRLLVGLSVLNLFDEAFEVARDIPGPGRTIAASLKARF; translated from the coding sequence ATGGCAACCTATCAGACACGTCATCACATCACCATCATGGCCGGATCTCCGCTCAAACTCCTTGCCGCGGCAAGCACCCTGGTGCTGTGCCTGACCGAAGCTCACGCCCAAGTCCCCGTTCCCAGGCCCGTTCCCGTCGCAGGCTCGATCGTAGCGGCCAAGGGCGGGGAAGAGATGCGCTTCGTCCGTGAGGATCTCTGGCGGACGGCGCTCATCCAGCAGGATGTTATCGGCGGCGACGTGCTGCGCACCAACGCCATCGGCAATCTGGCGATCCTGTTCGCCGACCGGACCCAGATCCGCGTCGGCCGCAATTCCACTCTGACGGTGAACGAAATCGCCGGCAGCGCCGGCGGCACGACGACGCTCGGCCTCGAAACCGGCCAGATCTGGGCTCGCGCGGCGCGCGGCGGATCGGGCGTCGATGTGAAGACCCCGGCCGCGGTGGCGGCCATTCGCGGCACCGACTGGTCGCTCTCCGTCGAAGGCGGGCGCACCTCCCTGATGGTGCTCGAAGGCGTCGTGGAGCTGCGCAACGCGCAGGGCTCCGTTACCGTGAACCAGGGCGAGGGTGCGGTGGCGTCGATCGGGCAGGCGCCGACGAAATTCGTACTCACGAATTCCGAAGACCGGGAGCAGATGCTCTTCTACCTGAGCCTGCGCGATACTTTCTCGTCGATGCCCGTATCTCCGCTGACCGGGTCGGCCTTGAGAGCCGAGCGCGCGCGGGCCACAGCCGTCGCGCCCGAGCGGCGCAGCGCGGAGGACTGGCTGAGTCTTGCCGAGGCCGCCCTCCTCCTCGACGGGCGCCCCGCAGCCGCTCAGGCCCTCGCACAGGCGCGCGCCAAGCGTCTGAGCGCCGCCCAGCGCGCCCGCGCGGACCTCGTGGAGGCCACTCTTCTCGGGTCGCAGCATCGCTGGTCGGAAGCCGCCGCCGCCTTTGCGAAAGCCGAGCGCGGCGTCGACGCCAGACGCCGCGTGATCGCGTCCTACGGTCGCTACATCGCGCAATCGCTCGCCGATCCGAAGAAGGTCTATCCGGAGCCGAAAGGGCTTCGCGACGATCCTCTCTCCGCGCTGGCCCATGCCTATGTGGTGGCCTTCCGCGAGGACCTGAACGCCGCCGCCAGGGTGCTCGAGGCCGCCGAAAAGCGCTTTCCCAAGGATACCCGCATCGCCGTCATGGCCGCGCAGGTCTCCTACGCCCTGAACAAGCGCGAGGCGATGCGCGCTTCCATCGCCCGCGCCAAGATGCTCGATCCGGACGATCCGGACGTGATCGCCGCCGACAGCAACATCCGCGGCGACATCGACGGCGAGGTCCATGCGGCCGTCGAGTCCTTACGCGAGGCGGCGGCGATCGCGCCCGGCAACTCCAATATCTGGAACAGCCTCGGGCTCTTCGAGTCCGACCGCGACCGGCCCCTGGCCGCGGAAGAGGCCTTTCGCCGCGCCATCGCGGAAGATCCGGAAAGCCCCGTCTCCTTCGCCAATCTGGCTTTCGTGCTCCTCGATCAGAACCGCGTCGAGGAGGCGGGCGCCCTGATCGAGAAGGCGCTTGCCCTCGATCCCGGCTTCCACGTCGCGTATATCGCTCGGGGCCGCTATCTCCTGCAGAAGGGCGAGACCGACAAGGCGATCGAGGCGATTCTCGCCGGCTCCGCCGCCAATCCGGCCTGGTCCCAGGGTCTGCTCGTGGCCGCGGCCGCCTATTATCAGAACGGCGACGAAGTGCTCGCCCAGCAGGCCCTCGACAACGCGGACCGTCTCGATCCCAACGATCCCGTAGTGTCGAGCGCGCGCACGGCGATCGCCATCGATCAGTACCAGGCGGACGAGGCCGTGCTCGCGGCGCGCGAGACGCTGCGCCGCTACCGTCAGCGCGGCGGCGATTTCGCCGGCCTCGCGGTCAACAAGGACGGCGGGTCCTATCCGGCCCAGGCCTACCGCTTCCTGAACCTGAACGAATGGTCCCGCTTCTACGGCGACCGCGTGTTCGACCCGTTCGAGGCCTCGAGCTATTTCGACCAGGCCGCGGTCGACCGGCCGCGCCTGTTCACCGAGCGGCCCGACGTCTCCACCATCGAGACGGGCGTGGGCGCGGACCTCACGTCGCTCAACCTGACGCTCCAGGGCCTGTTCTTCGATCCCCTCGCGGTCTCCGGCCGCATCGGACGGATCGACCTGATCCGCCGTCCCTTCCTCGATGTCGAGATCGGCGGCGGCCTTCTCTCCCATGGCGGCAAGATCGGCTGGGAAACGGAGGCGAATGTCCAGGGCTACTCGAACGAGCCGCTCCCCACCTCCTTCGCCCTGACGGCCGGCCGGGCGCAGACGGATGCGCGAGCGGCCATCGACCGGCAGGAGATCGCCAACGGCTCCGTCTTCGTGGGCTCGGCCCCGACCGCGGCCGACCGCTTCGTGCTGTTCGGCGTGGCCACCGATCTGGAACCCGGGGTTGCGGCGATCGGCACGGCCACCCGCGTCTTCACGGGCACGCAGAACACGACGGCCGTGGTCGGCGGCGCCGGATGGAGCCACAGCTTCAGCGACAGGAACGTGCTGACGGCCGCCGTCTTCGGCCAGCGCGGGTTCGATAACCGCTATTCGAGCGCGGCGAGCGCGGAAGTGCCCGGCATCGTCATCGGCGGCACTCAATGGCAGCGCCTGCGGATCGAAGGCGCCGTCGCCGCCCTGTCCCACACGGTGGGTTTCGGCGACGTCACGCTCCGATACGGCATCGAGGCGCAGCGCGGACACAGTTCGAGCAATGCCGAAGGGACCGCCTATTTCTACAACGCAAATACCGGCGAGTTCATATCCGCTCCCATCGACGACGAAACCGACACCACGTTCAAGGCGAGCCGCCTCTATGCCGATCTGTTCTGGCGTCCCTCCGACTGGTTCGAGGCCCAGGCCGGCATTCAGCGCACGGCGCTGGACACAGGCTTCGGCGACGACAGCTTGGTGTCTCCGCGCCTGGGCATCGGCATCTCGCCCTTCGAAGGCCATTGGCTGCGGGCGGCCTATCGCAGCGACGGCCTGATGCCCCTCGCCTACACGCTCTCGCCCATCACGACCGTGGGCCTCGTGCCCTATGGGCTTCCGATCGACTCCTCGGGAAAGGTCGATACGCTCGCCCTGCGCTGGGACGCGGAATGGTCTCCTTATCTCTTCACGGCCCTGGAATATCAGCGGCAGGATGCCGTGAACCTCGGCATCGGCGTGCCGAACACCTTCGACACCATCGCGGTCGACAAGGCGCGTATCGAGCGGCTGGCGGCGACGGCCAATCTCTGGCTCACGCACGGCTTCGGCGTGTTCGGCACCGTTGGCACGCAATCGACGGACATACGCTCAGGCCTAGGGCGCGGCAACGACGTGCCGCTGGCCGCCGGCACCTTTGCACGCGCGGGCGTCACCTTCGTCCATCCGAGCCGGCTCAAGCTCACGATGGCGGCCACCTATGTGGGAGATTTCACGGGCGACCTCGCAGGCAGCCGTCTCGACGATTACTGGACGGCGGACGCCGCCCTGACGTGGGAGACGCCGGACCGCCGGCTTCTCGTGGGGCTGAGCGTCCTCAACCTGTTCGATGAGGCCTTCGAGGTGGCGCGGGACATACCCGGACCGGGACGCACCATCGCGGCCAGCCTGAAGGCCCGGTTCTGA
- a CDS encoding response regulator, whose protein sequence is MSILRPLRERESRHVTESLTSDGDLNGLRILVVEDEAAISLLLEDMLLDFGCEVIGPAARLSAALDAVAREQVDLAILDVNVAGEPIYPVAEALAQRSIPFVFSTGYGSAGIRDSFRDRPVLQKPFAQNDLKQKLIMARGKGAS, encoded by the coding sequence ATGTCGATCCTGCGGCCCTTGCGTGAAAGAGAGAGTAGACACGTGACCGAAAGCCTGACGAGCGACGGTGATCTGAACGGCCTGCGCATCCTCGTGGTGGAAGACGAGGCGGCGATCTCCCTGCTGCTGGAGGACATGCTGCTCGATTTCGGCTGCGAAGTGATCGGTCCGGCCGCGCGCCTTTCCGCGGCCCTCGACGCGGTCGCCCGGGAGCAGGTGGATCTCGCCATTCTCGACGTGAACGTGGCAGGCGAGCCGATCTATCCCGTAGCCGAGGCCCTGGCCCAGCGCTCGATCCCCTTCGTCTTTTCGACGGGATATGGCAGCGCAGGCATCCGCGACTCCTTCCGCGACCGCCCCGTCCTGCAGAAGCCCTTCGCTCAGAACGACCTGAAGCAGAAGCTGATCATGGCCCGGGGCAAAGGCGCTTCTTAA
- a CDS encoding CHASE2 domain-containing protein produces the protein MAGLIAALLAPLVFFPPFALIEARLFDLLSIIAPPRPFPTSVEVVAIDEPSFSEIGQRWPWSRELHARLVESLRAAGARVVGIDIIFAEPSTEEDDRTLASALGPDVVLAADDVLTKLDHGIQTTRVNPIDPFLDADAKAGVASVDPDPDVYLRRMPTQPDSFAAEILRVAGEPAAPPPAGALIQYFGPARTYPTVSYYQALDPEEFLQPGRFKDKIVLVGLSLKAATSTNAGAPDTFPTPFTVTTRELTAGVEVQATILDNLRHDLFVVPVPRSAVLGLLLAAALVAAALSAHGVTWRTGLAALSVVALIFLGTWLALRFGRVWMPPALPAAASLAVFGARFGLDYARERQLRHAVSEAFSRYLSPELVAQLARDPGALKLGGERRNLSILFCDVRGFTTLSEKLKDQPERLTGLINRLLDPLSEAVLAEGGTIDKYMGDCVMAFWNAPLPSHDHPLRAVRAAMRMMDAVTTLNAALRQEEGEHAPQFAVGVGINTGDCVVGNVGSRWRYDYSVLGDTVNLASRLESLSKEYAVSLILGPATAEAVQDDYVLVELDRIAVRGRATESAIFTVVAPASQRRDPTIAELTQLHAQALAGLRQERGDEALGLIVRCQSLAPWLAGYYRTLMRKIGRTPR, from the coding sequence ATGGCGGGCCTCATCGCAGCGCTCCTGGCGCCGCTCGTCTTCTTCCCGCCCTTCGCCCTCATCGAGGCAAGGCTCTTCGACCTTCTCTCGATCATTGCCCCGCCCCGCCCGTTCCCCACCAGCGTGGAGGTGGTGGCCATCGATGAACCGTCCTTCTCCGAGATCGGGCAGCGCTGGCCCTGGTCGCGGGAGCTGCATGCCCGGCTCGTCGAAAGCCTGCGCGCGGCGGGCGCGCGGGTCGTCGGCATCGACATCATCTTCGCCGAACCCTCGACCGAGGAGGACGACCGGACGCTGGCTTCAGCACTCGGGCCAGACGTGGTGCTGGCTGCCGACGACGTGCTGACCAAGCTCGATCACGGCATCCAGACGACGCGCGTCAATCCCATCGATCCGTTCCTCGATGCGGACGCTAAGGCCGGCGTCGCGTCCGTCGACCCCGATCCGGACGTCTATCTTCGCCGTATGCCCACGCAGCCCGACAGCTTCGCGGCCGAGATCCTGCGCGTTGCCGGGGAGCCGGCGGCGCCTCCACCCGCCGGAGCCCTCATCCAGTATTTCGGCCCCGCCCGCACCTATCCGACCGTGTCCTATTACCAGGCGCTCGATCCGGAGGAGTTTCTCCAGCCCGGACGCTTCAAGGACAAGATCGTCCTCGTGGGACTGAGCCTCAAGGCGGCGACCTCCACGAATGCCGGAGCCCCGGACACCTTTCCCACGCCCTTCACGGTGACGACCCGCGAGCTCACGGCAGGCGTGGAGGTGCAGGCGACCATTCTCGACAATCTGCGCCACGATCTCTTTGTCGTCCCCGTGCCGCGCAGCGCGGTCCTGGGCCTTCTCCTGGCCGCCGCTCTCGTCGCGGCGGCCCTGTCGGCCCACGGCGTGACCTGGCGCACCGGATTGGCCGCTCTGTCCGTGGTGGCGCTGATCTTTTTGGGCACATGGCTCGCCTTGCGGTTCGGGCGCGTGTGGATGCCGCCGGCTCTTCCCGCCGCCGCATCGCTCGCGGTCTTCGGCGCGCGCTTCGGGCTCGACTACGCCCGCGAGCGGCAGCTTCGCCACGCCGTGTCGGAGGCCTTCTCGCGTTATCTCTCGCCCGAGCTCGTCGCGCAGCTCGCGCGCGACCCGGGCGCGCTCAAGCTCGGCGGCGAGCGCCGCAATCTCTCGATCCTGTTCTGCGACGTGCGCGGATTCACCACTCTGTCGGAGAAACTGAAAGACCAGCCGGAGCGCCTGACGGGCCTCATCAACCGCTTGCTCGATCCGCTCTCGGAAGCGGTGCTCGCCGAGGGCGGCACGATCGACAAATACATGGGCGACTGCGTCATGGCCTTCTGGAACGCGCCTCTGCCGAGCCACGACCACCCGCTGCGCGCGGTCCGCGCGGCCATGCGCATGATGGACGCCGTCACGACGCTGAACGCCGCCTTGCGCCAGGAAGAGGGAGAACATGCGCCGCAATTCGCCGTCGGCGTCGGCATCAACACGGGCGACTGCGTGGTCGGCAACGTGGGCTCGCGGTGGCGCTACGATTATTCGGTGCTCGGCGATACGGTGAACCTCGCCTCGCGCCTGGAAAGCCTGTCGAAGGAATACGCCGTCTCCCTGATCCTCGGCCCCGCGACGGCCGAAGCCGTGCAGGACGATTACGTGCTCGTCGAGCTCGACCGCATCGCGGTGCGCGGGCGCGCGACGGAATCGGCCATCTTCACCGTCGTGGCGCCGGCCTCGCAGCGGCGCGATCCGACCATCGCGGAGCTCACGCAGCTCCATGCCCAGGCCCTCGCGGGTCTCCGCCAGGAGCGCGGCGACGAGGCGCTCGGTCTGATCGTGCGCTGCCAGTCGCTGGCTCCTTGGCTTGCGGGCTATTACCGCACGCTCATGCGAAAAATCGGCCGGACGCCACGATGA
- a CDS encoding short-chain fatty acyl-CoA regulator family protein has protein sequence MDESRKLFVGPRLKRLRRDLNLSQARMAEELGLSPSYLNLMERNQRPITAQVLIRLAHAYSLDPREFANDDHERTVSELEEIFADPLFRNAPVSRIELRETIENAPSLVDAVNRLYRAYQAMRGAREAVTPHLSDHDRAEDAPQINPVDRVRELIRDARNHFPELDEAAEALASDLAVGGHEPFFAIAERLRSKHGIRVRVMPIDVMSDNLRRYDHHRRQLLISELVDPSGRTFQAAYQLAFAEMRATIDALAAKLEPVDGPARRLLRVSFGNYFAGALMMPYGKFHAAAEALGYDVEVLGARFGASFEQVAHRLTTLARQGARGIPFFLVRADAAGNVSKRFSSGRFPFSQFGGTCPLWNLHSTFKTPGQVATQIIELPDGSRWFSIARAVKRASNPWGMPDPQFVVGLGCELKYAHRLVYARGLDLAAADATPIGINCRLCERAACPQRAAPPLMHALIVDEMRRGISPFEFDAT, from the coding sequence ATGGATGAGAGCAGAAAACTCTTCGTCGGCCCCCGCCTCAAGCGCCTGCGCCGCGATCTCAACCTGAGCCAGGCCCGGATGGCGGAGGAGCTCGGGCTCTCGCCCAGCTATCTCAACCTGATGGAACGCAATCAGCGCCCGATCACGGCCCAGGTGCTCATTCGGCTCGCGCACGCCTATTCCCTGGACCCGCGCGAATTCGCCAACGACGATCACGAGCGCACCGTCTCGGAGCTGGAGGAGATCTTCGCCGACCCGCTCTTCCGCAACGCCCCCGTGTCGCGCATCGAGCTGCGCGAGACCATCGAGAACGCGCCCTCCCTCGTGGATGCCGTGAACCGCCTTTATCGCGCCTACCAGGCCATGCGCGGGGCGCGCGAGGCCGTGACGCCCCATCTCAGCGACCATGACCGCGCGGAGGACGCGCCGCAGATCAATCCAGTGGACCGGGTGCGCGAACTGATTCGCGACGCCAGGAACCATTTCCCGGAACTGGACGAGGCCGCCGAGGCCCTGGCGTCCGATCTCGCGGTCGGCGGGCACGAGCCGTTCTTCGCCATCGCGGAGCGGCTGCGCTCGAAGCACGGCATTCGCGTGCGCGTGATGCCTATCGACGTGATGTCGGACAACCTGCGCCGCTACGATCACCATCGCCGCCAGCTCCTGATTTCCGAACTCGTCGACCCGTCCGGCCGCACCTTCCAGGCCGCCTATCAGCTCGCCTTCGCGGAAATGCGCGCGACCATCGACGCGCTGGCCGCCAAGCTCGAGCCCGTGGACGGTCCGGCGCGGCGGCTCCTGCGCGTCTCCTTCGGCAATTACTTCGCGGGCGCGCTCATGATGCCCTACGGCAAGTTCCATGCGGCGGCGGAAGCTCTTGGATACGATGTCGAGGTGCTCGGCGCCCGTTTCGGCGCGAGCTTCGAGCAGGTGGCGCACCGCCTCACCACGCTCGCGCGTCAGGGCGCACGCGGCATCCCGTTCTTCCTGGTGCGCGCGGATGCGGCCGGCAACGTGTCGAAACGCTTCTCGTCGGGCCGCTTTCCCTTCTCGCAATTCGGCGGCACCTGCCCGCTCTGGAACCTCCACTCCACCTTCAAGACACCCGGGCAGGTAGCGACCCAGATCATCGAGCTGCCCGACGGATCGCGCTGGTTCTCCATCGCGCGGGCGGTGAAGCGCGCCTCCAATCCCTGGGGCATGCCCGATCCGCAATTCGTGGTGGGCCTGGGCTGCGAACTGAAATACGCCCATCGCCTCGTCTACGCGCGCGGCCTCGACCTCGCGGCCGCCGACGCGACCCCCATCGGCATCAATTGCCGCCTATGCGAGCGCGCCGCCTGCCCGCAGCGCGCGGCGCCGCCCCTGATGCACGCGCTCATCGTCGACGAGATGCGGCGCGGCATCTCGCCCTTCGAGTTCGACGCGACCTAG
- a CDS encoding glutamine amidotransferase gives MVRRDTKPPVLIVLHQEQSTPGRVGRLLAERGHRLDIRRPRLGDPLPETLAGHAGAMIFGGPMSANDPDDFIKAEIDWVGVPLKEKKPFLGLCLGAQMLAKHLGADVRAHPEGRAEIGYYPLVPTEAGERLSDIWGVPWPSHVYHWHREGFDCPSGAETLATGDDFPTQAIQVGGRAFGLQFHPEVTHAMICRWTVVAEERLSIPGAQDRIRQLDGRFQYDPHVSRWIDRFLDHWLDEPSTATTEAAV, from the coding sequence GTGGTTAGACGAGACACGAAGCCGCCCGTCCTCATCGTCCTGCACCAGGAGCAATCGACTCCGGGTCGGGTCGGGCGCCTGCTCGCGGAGCGCGGGCACCGGCTCGACATCCGCCGTCCCCGTCTCGGTGATCCTTTGCCCGAGACCCTCGCCGGGCATGCGGGCGCGATGATCTTCGGCGGCCCCATGAGCGCCAACGACCCCGACGACTTCATCAAGGCGGAGATCGACTGGGTCGGCGTTCCGCTGAAAGAGAAGAAGCCCTTCCTGGGGCTCTGCCTGGGAGCCCAGATGCTGGCCAAGCATCTGGGCGCCGACGTGCGGGCGCATCCGGAAGGGCGTGCCGAGATCGGCTATTATCCCCTCGTGCCGACCGAAGCCGGAGAGCGCCTGAGCGATATCTGGGGCGTGCCGTGGCCGAGCCATGTCTACCACTGGCACCGGGAGGGCTTCGATTGCCCCTCGGGCGCCGAGACCCTGGCCACGGGCGACGATTTCCCGACCCAGGCCATCCAGGTCGGCGGCCGGGCCTTCGGCCTCCAATTTCACCCGGAGGTCACCCACGCCATGATCTGCCGCTGGACCGTGGTCGCGGAGGAGCGCCTGTCCATACCCGGCGCCCAGGACCGCATCCGTCAGCTCGACGGGCGCTTCCAGTACGACCCGCATGTCTCGCGCTGGATCGACCGGTTCCTCGATCATTGGCTCGATGAGCCGTCGACCGCGACAACGGAAGCCGCCGTCTAG